In Candidatus Anoxymicrobium japonicum, the genomic window TATCTGCGCACGATGGGGCAGCCGATTACCACTGTCCAGGATGGCGTGCGGGCAGTTGGGAAGAGGCTGAACTCCGGGGTGGTAATACGGGGCGCCGGGGCGACCGGCAGCGCCAGGTATCTCACGGGCGTGGTCATCGGCGCCGATATCGTCAAGAATGAGATCACCGCCCACGCGGTCGCGGCGTCTCACATAGTGCCGGACGTCAGAACCGTGCTCGAAATCGGTGGGCAGGACTCCAAGCTCATTTTGCTGCGCGATGGCGTGGTTACCGACTTTGCGATGAACACGGTGTGCGCCGCGGGCACGGGATCGTTTCTCGACCACCAGGCGGTGAGGCTCGGTGTGCCGGTCGAGGAGTTCGGCGATCTGGCTCTCAAGGCCAAGGAGGGCGCGCAGATCGCCGGGCGCTGCGCGGTGTTCGCGGAGAGTGACATGATTCACAAGCAACAGGTCGGCTACCCGACAGAGGAGATCGTGCTGGGCCTGTGCCGCTCGCTGGTGCGAAACTACATCAACAACCTTGCCAAGGGAAAAAGACTCGAGTCGCCTGTCGTCTTTCAAGGTGGAGTTGCCGCGAACGTTGGAATGAAGCGCGCATTCGAGGATGCCCTGCAAGTCGAGGTCAACATTCCGCCTTACCACGATGTGATGGGCGCGATAGGTGTGGCGTTGCTGGTGATGGACGAGGCGGACTACATGAAGGCGAGCAACTTCAGAGGGTTCTCGCTCGCGGATTTCAACTACGACACTTCGTCGTTCATGTGTTCCGGATGCTCCAACAACTGCGAAGTCGTCAAGATCAAGGTTGGACGTGAGGTTCTGGCGTGCTGGGGAGGCCGTTGTGGGAAGTGGGAGCTGGAGTTCGACTCACCCGCCGGGCGAGTGTAGTAACAGATAACGGTGGTAATGAACACAACACAATCGCCATCTCTC contains:
- a CDS encoding 2-hydroxyglutaryl-CoA dehydratase; translated protein: MNTDGNSSDVYLGIDVGSVSTNVVALNREGVVLDSIYLRTMGQPITTVQDGVRAVGKRLNSGVVIRGAGATGSARYLTGVVIGADIVKNEITAHAVAASHIVPDVRTVLEIGGQDSKLILLRDGVVTDFAMNTVCAAGTGSFLDHQAVRLGVPVEEFGDLALKAKEGAQIAGRCAVFAESDMIHKQQVGYPTEEIVLGLCRSLVRNYINNLAKGKRLESPVVFQGGVAANVGMKRAFEDALQVEVNIPPYHDVMGAIGVALLVMDEADYMKASNFRGFSLADFNYDTSSFMCSGCSNNCEVVKIKVGREVLACWGGRCGKWELEFDSPAGRV